The following coding sequences are from one Deltaproteobacteria bacterium HGW-Deltaproteobacteria-18 window:
- a CDS encoding sulfur reduction protein DsrE, translating to MQILLILSNADPEIKWNTVRFGNFLLTEGEDVTLFLNGPAVDLYAGDSETFPIVEQAKLFALSEGVLVA from the coding sequence ATGCAAATACTTCTCATCCTTTCCAACGCCGACCCAGAGATCAAATGGAACACCGTCAGGTTCGGCAACTTCCTGCTGACCGAAGGGGAAGACGTGACTCTTTTTTTGAATGGACCGGCTGTGGACCTCTACGCCGGCGACAGCGAAACCTTTCCCATCGTTGAACAGGCCAAGCTTTTTGCATTGAGTGAGGGCGTACTCGTCGCCTGA